A window from Mixophyes fleayi isolate aMixFle1 chromosome 12, aMixFle1.hap1, whole genome shotgun sequence encodes these proteins:
- the NES gene encoding nestin, protein MKRMETYRASISLTEESSQMGSLNKRLESYLSRVKSLEEENEMLRAEITHLKSTRSESCLIRKYHDEIMKLRDALDDGHQDMVQVEMARDDIYREIQYVKELCLQEKQTREDVTKELSESKKILDEEERAQIWLKNRLVQLEEEIEDILKTHDEEKAVMEEEILSYSQRLENFKVAPVAFKPVNVEDYASKLSQIWQGAVEEYKNEVSALETNLAQTNDNLRKVLDENKHSQQQLQNLDRELQSLKARKDMLEDLLSGQWLDQQEEEGKLQLEIEALEKEKQDLRVQIAQVLEERQQLMHLKMSLSLEVATYRSLLEAESTRVYSPNTDYKGSSSFNDSVLEQKTLRKRQAGNRDYRQNASKKQSAETSTPNRYLNVKSTSFSSRASPVTKEFQKVSSVLQSQSLKYAKAPSAKAATPLPTVESNLESRAQTGNIYRKSKVETISQSYSRGSSKVVTEETARNDHPVLNRNVYDTIDTRLKETKSQDGVESHFLLPGEQEIVSAQLKTDLLESSLKTVGKHDQDIPDIVLEDQQSSPKDQNKALDTQSNEKPHKGKSHLNVPQTDIGSPGEVFENVVAEDITEEHEIISEIMSCQAVYFEKQECRQVVDFTEPSTADAEDNSLISSQIKEEEKTSHNILVEMEEPKLFPSDGVSDHGLESSSLKDKDFNDTGSFNIEHIGGPLSDGAKDTNQCANTEEESLQLNRGIEISDVEHIKTEGDLQDEELTVGQQFQVLNALKENSNRLLDNEEDITKEIQEERTCFELDDIEQKSEHSEKEEAIQELCDLENARQDEDIFDAPQSFDIKHAVDQWTDGKLESLQLDQEIQKVFELSGVEQHTDVLEHVEPGIYPSDEVRAYQEIHVLSVVKNDNQLIDSEEGILKENLEAQDDYELHNVDQEDSIVKHVESENHLLEEEVTVGQEIQILGALIKDSSQLLNNENYILPEHQEEHKILELKDTEQESQSSGEEKESDNISESHGSTHQSSDDGQSGQTNDDQEVVNQLHDVYQDNSQVPEEFELNSKELESQASGEEQERDNISDIHGITHESSDNEQSSQTNDDQDVSSDGNAQESIDNEQVIQPSYVEEIASLSRNIKQDTYQLSETFPDSPESKEEEQKSFELSEPETDKNSLADEQDTQLPEDKHISHIIHDTEVSGQEPSNEDASEQFSQTNDDQEVINQLKDVYQDSKRAPESFENNQLLNQEELENVEFQDLEQNTHVSDGQQRSDIVNVTEEITQELNVNVQAMQFQDDNVDIVQVKDIQQESDQLSEKTEDSQKDPESLDLRNTEQEIHNLSASDGNTLQIIDNEQSIVSSEVEEVAGLSSNIKQDTYQSSETFPDSPDSEEEEQESFELSDSELDNISLAVEQDTQLPEDKQSTHDTEVDCQEPSNEDDSAQSFDKKDDQVHDVIQDNSTISDKEVEDSLQTNQEIQKEIELIDAKEQSVKLMSELNRQLPDGEQGSLATNDAEEEGQQLKMDEHTPLSFVNAGNYMTAQSFDEEQSVNPFCEEHSRQSLGDEENTSPVHLECSVLNVGEDLSIENNQVVSMVESLVEYSQSIETEVIVQSLQSESEIDVEQHEDKATPTGMVQESQLPENDAEESLIRSDNTGNHESSDSTSFNKEVELEISGGEEHEPELGNNHDSSTEAKISFQLGSENEDLIQAGREKEISKENEEVVSTAAGSTAVEKDEEVNQSVQQPFDLDQYFADVDEFVSTNTGSQRELLGNEAEESLIGSENTENNTQLSEPEPLIQGESESCIAINPEAELDSHKTDDSDQVSEVDNDNVSDSVATMSSLQEYKYLSQTGGEEENEDRYQVVLTTEEYTTSEENEMTKQSVQEESDVVEETIFTQTNAAQESQLPENETEVKLESHNVEDSDQEPVPVKDHLSDTETKISHQQEKEDDQLIQSGSEKEDGEARSEVVSTTEEYKALTENEEINQAVQKESDVEQNIAFSLNIIQNNLRFTSENDDGIEPEPQQQSDELCTEKTESSGDVDADEKRWENVNLVGKQEWVIPDFELEDQQNSLKDQNKDSDTEFYVKPHEDQSNLDISQTDDDSPDEGFEKIVAENITEKCGVITEVMSCQTVHLERQEIVASLEYQTVEATFKENVEECKQVLHLTEPNTGDTEDDSLISSQVNEEEKTSYDTSDEREEPKLFPSDGVSDHDLESSSLKEDDLNDIESFPLDHLDSDEKRWENFNLGNYNIKHDNLTVEETISEDKDIAEKEQKQSIVEAENVGNEDVDQEFPAEQHNSSNLDKENQSEYMEQECNVQRVEQSTAELGTKSEDIFVEHKKVQELLQENPTEILAFEGLTEQQSDIEDIPAASNLKDENSRSEDSLYSQDISIYSQQSEDFEISKDYQLEQTLPDTTPLPSLDDEFDELADNGVIFSSEEPKDITEPQIPEYMEEKTQTIEVLDSILESESSQIITEEHEHSSLSKEDEACNIEAEYIEQQNGRPKDQLEIAFADNVVEHKEEPEVLAKNFSKTLGSDSPVLEQLKQYEYLAVSKLENENSESEESMNSQEEVSIYSQQSEFKTDNDCQLEQILPLSDSTEKLEKFEEDRVQLTSELQDGTHEKICLTEATELVRPPEHHETELFPVPHADKTTAAEDTIAVLNQDLNSSGVNVDSIEDEAYIIKEQTDLVTKGIILEQETELGGDNNETKEDNRVHNRGSCQHESEEDDLEITDVPTEKELAIESLQVRDYSISTDVPSEESEIQYTTSLDNTQEDVEVENTISESDDPVSSDDSSPNVSTVSTVSYVLEPEDKINRIAEESKIGGKVTESSEELKRTEFENVDIKDTYESETLSTFEPVPNASLSERSESQTSDEEKDTTGESSDSSFESERGAFQEDKAVSEHTTENQIDTNTVNGLHHHTIVQATLDLGDHMFNGHSTKEHREIVISERKTIVRLEGDIVNAHTQDIIEDSVIKFAMSEGKIEGLFHSSPETPELKEGGRFDEATEIDNVIQSAVEYAESAAKSVIYTKKAINPYLSDNDFNDQPQIKSSLVDEDVTVDTTTNQEAGEIHQGLLGLKFNQEKEDPWSSDE, encoded by the exons CTGGAAATTGAAGCCTTGGAAAAGGAGAAACAAGATTTGAGAGTCCAAATTGCACAGGTCCTGGAAGAGAGACAACAGCTCATGCACCTTAAGATGTCCCTCAGCTTAGAAGTGGCCACATACAG ATCCCTGCTAGAAGCTGAGAGTACAAGAGTATACTCGCCAAATACAGATTATAAAGGATCTTCTTCCTTTAATG ATTCGGTGCTGGAGCAGAAGACACTCAGAAAAAGGCAGGCTGGCAACAGGGACTATCGACAGAACGCCAGCAAAAAACAGAGTGCAGAGACGTCAACTCCAAACCGCTACCTAAATGTGAAAAGTACCTCATTTTCAAGTAGGGCTAGCCCTGTTACCAAAGAGTTCCAAAAAGTAAGCTCCGTGCTTCAGTCTCAAAGCCTAAAATATGCCAAAGCACCTTCTGCTAAAGCAGCTACACCGTTACCTACCGTAGAAAGCAACTTGGAGAGTCGTGCTCAAACCGGAAACATTTACAGGAAAAGTAAAGTAGAGACCATTTCTCAGTCATATTCTCGAGGGTCATCAAAAGTTGTTACCGAGGAGACCGCAAGGAATGATCATCCTGTTTTGAACAGAAATGTTTACGATACAATAGATACAAgattaaaggaaacaaaatccCAGGATGGTGTCGAGAGTCATTTTCTACTGCCGGGAGAACAGGAAATTGTAAGTGCTCAGTTAAAAACAGATCTTCTGGAGTCTTCGTTGAAAACAGTAGGAAAACACGATCAGGACATCCCCGATATTGTGTTGGAGGATCAACAAAGTTCTCCGAAAGATCAAAACAAAGCCCTTGACACCCAGTCCAATGAAAAACCACACAAAGGCAAGAGCCATCTAAATGTTCCACAAACTGACATTGGCAGTCCAGGTGAAGTCTTCGAAAATGTAGTTGCAGAAGATATCACTGAAGAACATGAGATTATTAGTGAAATTATGAGTTGCCAGGCAGTATATTTTGAAAAACAAGAATGTAGACAGGTTGTGGATTTTACAGAACCAAGTACAGCTGACGCCGAAGATAACTCACTGATATCATCACAGATAaaggaagaggaaaaaacatCTCACAACATTTTAGTTGAAATGGAAGAGCCCAAATTGTTTCCTTCTGATGGTGTTTCGGACCATGGACTTGAATCTTCCAGTCTCAAAGACAAGGATTTTAATGATACTGGGTCATTTAATATTGAACACATTGGTGGCCCTTTAAGTGATGGTGCAAAGGACACAAATCAATGTGCTAATACAGAAGAGGAAAGTTTGCAGCTCAATCGGGGAATTGAGATAAGTGATGTAGAACATATTAAAACTGAAGGTGACCTTCAAGATGAAGAATTGACAGTGGGTCAACAGTTTCAGGTCCTAAATGCTTTAAAGGAGAACAGTAACCGGTTGTTAGATAATGAAGAAGACATCACAAAAGAAATTCAGGAAGAACGGACGTGTTTTGAATTGGATGACATTGAACAAAAGAGTGAGCATTCTGAGAAAGAGGAAGCTATTCAAGAACTTTGTGACCTTGAGAATGCCAGACAAGATGAAGATATTTTTGATGCTCCACAGTCATTTGATATCAAACATGCTGTTGACCAGTGGACTGATGGAAAACTGGAGAGCCTTCAGCTtgatcaagaaatacagaaagTTTTTGAGCTTTCTGGTGTAGAACAACACACCGATGTATTAGAGCATGTGGAGCCTGGAATATATCCTTCAGACGAAGTCAGGGCATATCAGGAAATTCATGTGTTAAGTGTTGTAAAGAATGATAACCAATTAATTGATAGCGAAGAAGGCATTTTGAAAGAAAATCTGGAAGCACAGGATGATTATGAGTTACATAATGTAGATCAGGAAGATTCCATCGTAAAACATGTGGAATCTGAAAATCATCTTCTAGAGGAGGAAGTGACGGTGGGACAAGAGATTCAAATTTTAGGGGCTCTGATAAAGGATAGTAGCCAGTTACTGAACAATGAAAATTATATTCTACCAGAACATCAGGAGGAACATAAAATCCTTGAGTTGAAAGACACAGAGCAGGAGAGTCAAAGCTCTGGAGAAGAGAAGGAAAGTGACAATATAAGTGAGTCACATGGAAGTACTCATCAGTCTAGTGATGATGGACAATCCGGCCAAACAAATGATGACCAAGAAGTTGTCAACCAGTTGCATGATGTCTATCAAGACAACAGCCAAGTGCCTGAGGAATTTGAGCTGAATAGCAAAGAGTTGGAGAGTCAAGCTTCTGGAGAAGAGCAGGAAAGAGACAATATAAGCGATATACATGGAATAACTCATGAATCTAGTGATAATGAACAATCCAGCCAAACAAATGACGACCAAGATGTTTCCAGTGATGGAAATGCTCAAGAGAGTATCGACAACGAGCAAGTCATCCAACCATCATATGTTGAAGAAATTGCCAGTTTATCAAGAAATATTAAACAGGACACCTACCAATTATCAGAGACTTTTCCAGATAGCCCAGAGTCAAAAGAGGAAGAACAGAAAAGTTTTGAACTAAGTGAACCTGAGACGGACAAGAATAGTTTAGCAGATGAACAGGACACTCAGCTGCCAGAAGACAAACACATAAGTCATATCATTCATGATACAGAAGTCAGTGGTCAAGAACCGAGTAATGAGGACGCCAGTGAACAATTCAGCCAAACAAATGATGACCAAGAAGTTATCAACCAGTTGAAAGATGTTTATCAAGACAGCAAACGAGCACCTGAGAGCTTTGAGAATAACCAATTACTAAATCAGGAAGAATTGGAAAATGTAGAATTTCAGGACCTAGAACAAAATACTCATGTGTCTGATGGACAACAGAGAAGTGACATAGTCAACGTTACAGAGGAAATTACGCAAGAGCTAAATGTTAATGTCCAAGCCATGCAATTCCAAGATGATAACGTAGACATTGTTCAGGTGAAAGATATTCAGCAAGAAAGTGACCAGTTATCTGAAAAGACAGAGGACAGTCAGAAAGACCCAGAAAGTTTGGATTTGAGGAACACAGAGCAAGAAATTCACAACCTAAGTGCTAGTGATGGAAATACTCTTCAGATTATCGACAACGAACAAAGCATTGTATCTTCAGAGGTCGAAGAAGTTGCCGGTTTATCAAGCAATATTAAACAGGACACCTACCAATCGTCAGAGACTTTTCCAGATAGCCCGGACTCAGAAGAGGAAGAACAGGAAAGTTTTGAACTAAGTGATTCTGAGTTGGACAATATCAGTTTAGCAGTTGAACAGGACACTCAGCTACCAGAAGACAAACAAAGTACTCATGATACAGAAGTCGATTGTCAAGAACCAAGTAATGAGGATGACAGTGCTCAGTCATTCGATAAAAAAGACGACCAAGTACATGATGTCATACAAGATAATAGCACTATATCTGATAAAGAAGTAGAAGATAGTTTGCAGACTAACCAGGAAATACAAAAAGAAATTGAGCTAATTGATGCTAAGGAACAAAGTGTCAAATTAATGTCTGAACTGAATAGACAATTGCCAGATGGAGAACAAGGAAGTCTTGCTACAAATGATGCGGAAGAAGAAGGCCAACAGTTGAAAATGGACGAACACACTCCTTTGTCATTTGTCAATGCAGGAAATTATATGACAGCGCAATCATTTGATGAAGAGCAAAGTGTTAATCCGTTCTGTGAAGAGCACTCTAGACAATCACTTGGTGATGAAGAAAACACAAGTCCTGTACACCTGGAGTGTTCTGTGTTAAATGTCGGAGAAGACTTAAGTATAGAAAATAATCAAGTGGTTTCCATGGTAGAGTCTCTTGTTGAGTACAGCCAATCAATTGAGACTGAGGTGATCGTGCAATCACTTCAAAGTGAATCCGAAATCGATGTAGAGCAACATGAAGACAAAGCCACACCAACAGGCATGGTACAAGAAAGTCAGTTACCAGAAAATGAtgcagaggaaagtcttattagaAGTGATAACACGGGCAATCACGAATCAAGTGATTCCACTTCATTTAATAAAGAAGTAGAACTGGAAATATCAGGTGGTGAAGAACACGAACCAGAACTTGGGAATAACCATGACAGTTCTACAGAGGCCAAAATTAGCTTTCAACTGGGAAGTGAAAATGAAGATTTAATCCAAGCAGGTAGGGAAAAAGAAATAAGTAAAGAAAATGAAGAAGTAGTCTCCACAGCAGCAGGATCCACTGCAGTTGAGAAGGATGAGGAGGTCAATCAATCAGTCCAACAACCATTTGATCTGGATCAATATTTTGCTGATGTAGATGAATTTGTGTCGACAAACACAGGATCTCAAAGGGAATTACTAGGAAATGAggcagaggaaagtcttattggaAGTGAAAACACAGAAAATAACACTCAGCTTAGTGAGCCTGAACCACTCATTCAAGGTGAGTCCGAGTCTTGCATTGCCATTAACCCAGAGGCGGAACTTGATAGCCATAAAACGGACGACAGCGACCAGGTGTCGGAAGTTGACAATGACAATGTGAGTGATTCAGTGGCCACAATGAGCTCCCTGCAGGAATATAAATATTTAAGCCAAACAGGTGGAGAAGAAGAGAATGAAGATAGATATCAAGTAGTTCTTACAACAGAAGAATACACCACATCCGAGGAGAATGAAATGACAAAGCAATCGGTCCAAGAAGAATCTGATGTTGTTGAGGAGACCATATTTACACAAACAAATGCAGCACAAGAAAGTCAGTTACCAGAAAATGAGACAGAGGTGAAACTGGAAAGCCATAATGTGGAAGATTCTGACCAGGAACCAGTGCCCGTCAAAGACCATCTCAGTGATACAGAGACCAAAATATCTCATCAGCAGGAAAAAGAAGATGACCAGTTAATCCAATCAGGTAGTGAAAAAGAAGATGGTGAAGCGAGATCTGAAGTAGTTTCCACGACAGAAGAATACAAAGCACTCACTGAAAATGAGGAGATCAACCAAGCAGTCCAAAAAGAATCGGATGTTGAGCAAAATATTGCGTTCTCGTTGAATATCATTCAAAACAATCTTCGGTTCACAAGTGAAAACGATGACGGAATTGAACCTGAACCACAACAGCAGAGCGATGAGTTGTGTACAGAAAAAACAGAATCAAGTGGAGATGTAGATGCTGACGAGAAAAGATGGGAAAATGTAAACCTGGTAGGAAAGCAGGAATGGGTCATACCCGATTTTGAGTTGGAGGACCAACAGAATTCTCTGAAAGATCAAAACAAAGACAGTGATACGGAATTCTATGTGAAACCTCATGAAGACCAAAGCAATCTAGACATCTCACAAACTGATGATGACAGTCCAGACGAGGGCTTTGAAAAAATAGTTGCAGAAAACATCACTGAAAAATGTGGGGTTATTACAGAAGTTATGAGTTGTCAGACAGTACACCTTGAAAGACAAGAAATAGTGGCATCACTAGAGTACCAAACTGTGGAGGCAACATTTAAGGAGAATGTTGAGGAATGCAAGCAGGTTCTGCACCTTACTGAACCAAATACAGGAGACACAGAAGATGACTCTCTAATTTCATCACAGGTGaatgaagaagaaaaaacatCTTACGATACTTCAGATGAAAGGGAAGAGCCCAAATTGTTTCCCTCTGATGGTGTTTCGGACCATGACCTTGAATCTTCCAGTCTGAAAGAAGATGATTTAAATGATATAGAGTCATTTCCTCTTGACCACCTAGATAGTGACGAAAAAAGATGGGAAAATTTCAACCTGGGTAATTATAATATTAAGCATGATAATCTAACTGTGGAAGAGACCATTTCAGAAGACAAAGACATTgcagaaaaagaacaaaaacagtCAATCGTTGAGGCAGAAAATGTTGGGAATGAAGATGTAGACCAAGAATTTCCCGCAGAACAACATAACTCATCCAATTTAGACAAAGAGAACCAATCAGAATATATGGAACAAGAATGTAATGTACAAAGGGTGGAACAGTCTACAGCAGAGCTTGGAACAAAGTCTGAAGATATCTTTGTGGAACATAAGAAGGTGCAGGAACTATTACAGGAGAACCCCACTGAGATATTAGCTTTTGAAGGACTCACTGAACAGCAGAGTGATATTGAAGATATTCCAGCTGCTAGTAACCTGAAGGATGAAAACTCTAGATCTGAGGACTCATTGTACTCACAAGATATCTCAATTTATTCTCAACAGAGTGAAGATTTTGAAATTAGTAAAGACTATCAGTTGGAGCAAACTCTCCCAGACACAACGCCATTACCTAGCCttgatgatgaatttgatgaatTAGCAGACAATGGGGTCATTTTCTCATCAGAAGAACCCAAAGATATCACAGAGCCACAAATTCCTGAATACATGGAGGAAAAAACGCAAACCATTGAGGTGTTAGACAGTATTTTGGAGTCAGAGTCGTCACAAATAATCACAGAAGAACATGAGCATTCCAGTTTAAGCAAAGAAGATGAAGCATGCAATATTGAAGCGGAATATATTGAGCAACAAAATGGAAGACCTAAAGATCAGCTTGAGATAGCGTTTGCAGATAATGTTGTGGAACACAAAGAGGAGCCAGAGGTTTTAGCTAAGAACTTTTCCAAAACATTGGGTAGTGATAGCCCAGTTCTTGAGCAGCTGAAGCAGTACGAATATCTAGCGGTCAGCAAGTTGGAAAATGAAAATTCTGAATCTGAAGAATCCATGAACTCACAGGAAGAGGTCTCAATTTATTCTCAGCAGAGTGAATTTAAAACAGATAATGATTGCCAGTTGGAGCAAATTCTGCCGTTATCTGACTCCACAGAGAAACTTGAGAAGTTCGAAGAAGACCGGGTACAGTTGACATCAGAACTACAAGACGGTACACATGAAAAGATTTGTTTAACTGAAGCCACTGAATTGGTTCGGCCACCAGAACACCATGAGACAGAATTATTTCCTGTTCCACATGCTGACAAAACAACTGCAGCTGAAGATACGATTGCAGTACTGAACCAAGATTTGAACTCTTCAGGAGTCAATGTAGATTCAATAGAAGATGAAGCATATATAATTAAGGAGCAAACTGACTTGGTCACAAAAGGAATTATTTTGGAGCAGGAAACAGAGCTGGGTGGTGACAATAATGAAACAAAAGAAGACAATAGAGTCCATAATAGAGGCTCTTGCCAGCATGAAAGTGAGGAAGATGATTTAGAAATTACAGATGTTCCTACCGAGAAAGAACTTGCTATTGAGTCTTTGCAAGTAAGAGATTATAGTATAAGTACAGATGTACCCAGTGAAGAATCTGAAATACAGTATACAACAAGTTTGGACAATACTCAAGAAGATGTAGAGGTAGAAAATACAATCTCAGAAAGTGATGACCCTGTATCTTCAGATGATAGCTCACCAAACGTGAGCACCGTGAGTACTGTGAGCTACGTTCTTGAGCCGGAAGACAAAATAAACAGAATTGCTGAGGAAAGTAAGATTGGTGGGAAAGTTACGGAGAGTTCTGAAGAACTCAAGAGAACAGAATTTGAAAATGTGGACATTAAAGATACATATGAAAGTGAAACATTATCAACTTTCGAACCAGTACCCAATGCTAGTCTTTCAGAACGGTCTGAATCCCAGACATCTGATGAAGAGAAAGACACTACAGGTGAAAGCAGTGATTCTTCTTTTGAATCAGAGAGAGGAGCATTTCAGGAAGATAAAGCTGTATCGGAACACACAACAGAAAATCAAATAGATACCAACACGGTGAACGGACTACATCACCATACCATTGTACAGGCCACACTCGATTTAGGAGACCACATGTTCAATGGACATTCCACCAAGGAACACCGTGAAATAGTCATTTCTGAACGGAAGACTATAGTAAGGTTGGAAGGCGATATTGTAAATGCACATACTCAGGATATTATAGAAGATTCTGTAATTAAATTTGCAATGTCAGAAGGAAAAATTGAGGGTCTTTTCCATTCTTCGCCTGAAACACCAGAGCTCAAGGAAGGTGGTCGATTTGATGAAGCCACTGAAATTGACAATGTCATCCAATCTGCTGTTGAATATGCTGAATCTGCTGCTAAGAGTGTTATTTATACCAAGAAAGCAATAAACCCCTACCTTAGTGATAATGATTTTAATGATCAACCTCAAATAAAGTCTTCTCTGGTCGATGAAGATGTTACGGTTGATACCACCACAAATCAAGAAGCCGGTGAGATACACCAAGGCTTGTTGGGTTTAAAATTTAACCAGGAAAAAGAAGATCCATGGTCATCGGATGAGTAA